A region of Oryzias latipes chromosome 18, ASM223467v1 DNA encodes the following proteins:
- the LOC111949254 gene encoding myelin-oligodendrocyte glycoprotein-like yields MSAEFCCVSGSSVWISTCVWFWFCSHVEGEPIIAAPGDDVILPCRLDSQEDLRGFTIEWTKLEIKPDPYSFVCYYQFKRIVTEVMIPSFILRVSLNQDGLKRGDVTLKIRNVSLQDEGKYSCFIPGKNFRETVQLVVEPNGVRAPTMETSQVDIISTPDPGGDQIWISRSRPALWILLGLFPSVILSAVCVCVCQRKQPEGQEPMETFNRP; encoded by the exons ATGTCTGCAgagttctgttgtgtttctggttcTTCTGTGTGGATTTCTACATgtgtgtggttctggttctgttcacatgTTGAAG gTGAACCAATCATTGCTGCTCCTGGTGATGATGTCATCCTGCCGTGCCGCCTGGACTCTCAGGAGGATCTGCGTGGTTTCACCATAGAGTGGACCAAACTGGAGATAAAACCAGATCCGTATAGTTTTGTGTGTTATTACCAGTTCAAGCGGATAGTAACTGAAGTCATGATACCGTCGTTTATCCTGAGAGTGTCTCTGAACCAAGACGGACTAAAACGAGGAGACGTGACGTTAAAGATCAGGAACGTGTCGCTCCAGGATGAGGGGAAGTACAGCTGCTTCATTCCTGGGAAGAACTTCAGGGAGACGGTTCAGCTGGTTGTTG AGCCAAACGGAGTCAGAGCTCCAACCATGGAAACATCCCAGGTTGACATCATCTCCACTCCagatccaggaggagaccagATCTGGATCAGTCGCTCCAGACCGGCTCTCTGGATCCTTCTTGGACTTTTTCCCTCAGTGATCCtctctgctgtttgtgtttgtgtctgtcagAGGAAACAACCAGAA GGTCAGGAACCTATGGAAACCTTTAACAGACCCTGA
- the LOC101161788 gene encoding myelin-oligodendrocyte glycoprotein-like → MNRLCVLTLFCVDLFCRNVHGENLLSVYSGDDVILPCRLDSEEDLRDQAVEWTKLEVKPDPKDPQGRVPFVYFYRNRQTMTTVMMESFIPRVSLDQDGLKRGDVTLKIRNVSLQDEGKYSCFIPGKNFRETVQLVVEPNGVRAPTMETSQVDIISTPDPGGDRIWISRSRPALWILLGLFPSVILSAVCVCVCQRKQPEGQKPPLV, encoded by the exons ATGAATCGTCTTTGTGTCTTGACTTTATTTTGTGTGGATTTATTCTGTAGAAACGTTCACG GTGAAAATCTTCTGTCTGTTTATTCTGGTGATGATGTCATCCTGCCGTGCCGCCTGGACTCTGAGGAGGATCTGCGGGATCAGGCTGTGGAGTGGACCAAACTGGAGGTCAAGCCCGATCCAAAGGATCCACAGGGCCGCGTcccttttgtgtatttttaccGGAACAGGCAGACCATGACCACAGTTATGATGGAGTCGTTTATCCCGAGAGTGTCTCTGGACCAAGACGGACTAAAACGAGGAGACGTGACGTTAAAGATCAGGAACGTGTCGCTCCAGGATGAGGGGAAGTACAGCTGCTTCATTCCTGGGAAGAACTTCAGGGAGACGGTTCAGCTGGTTGTTG AGCCAAACGGAGTCAGAGCTCCAACCATGGAAACATCCCAGGTTGACATCATCTCCACTCCAGATCCAGGAGGAGACCGGATCTGGATCAGTCGCTCCAGACCGGCTCTCTGGATCCTTCTTGGACTTTTTCCCTCAGTGATCCtctctgctgtttgtgtttgtgtctgtcagAGGAAACAACCAGAA GGTCAGAAACCTCCTCTGGTCTGA